ACCGCCTGCATCGACGTGTCGGTGTCGGTGTCGCGCAGCCGGAGGAAGGCGAGGCCCGAACCCGGGCGCCGGTCGAGCGAGACGAGCTGGGCCTCGACCCACAGCGCCGGCATCCTGTCGACGTACACGCCGATGTTGTGCGCGAGCAGCCGCAGCGGCCACGGCTGCTCCGCCGTGGTGTCGCTCGCCCGCTCGGGCAGTGCGCGGACGCGTTCCATCGCGGGCAAACCTACGATGGGGTCGTGACGGATTCCCCCAAGCGTGTCCTCCTGGCGGCTCCCCGCGGCTACTGCGCCGGCGTCGACAGGGCCGTGGTGGCCGTCGAGAAGGCGCTGGAGCTCTACGGCCCGCCCGTGTACGTGCGCAAGCAGATCGTGCACAACAAGCACGTCGTGGAGACCCTCGCGGCCCGCGGCGCCGTCTTCGTCGACGAGACCGATGAGGTGCCGGAGGGCGCCCGGGTCGTGTTCAGCGCGCACGGCGTCTCGCCGCAGGTCCACGCCGAGGCGGCCCGCCGCATGCTGCAGACCATCGACGCGACGTGCCCGCTCGTGACCAAGGTGCACCGCGAGGCGGTCCGCTTCGCCGACGACGACTTCGACATCCTGCTCATCGGCCACGAGGGCCACGAGGAGGTCGAGGGCACCGCGGGCGAGGCGCCGGAGCGCATCCAGCTCGTCGACGGGCCCGACGACGTCGACGGCGTCGTCGTGCGCGACCCCTCACGGGTCGTG
The sequence above is drawn from the Aquipuribacter sp. SD81 genome and encodes:
- a CDS encoding 4-hydroxy-3-methylbut-2-enyl diphosphate reductase, whose amino-acid sequence is MTDSPKRVLLAAPRGYCAGVDRAVVAVEKALELYGPPVYVRKQIVHNKHVVETLAARGAVFVDETDEVPEGARVVFSAHGVSPQVHAEAARRMLQTIDATCPLVTKVHREAVRFADDDFDILLIGHEGHEEVEGTAGEAPERIQLVDGPDDVDGVVVRDPSRVVWLSQTTLSVDETMETVRRLRERFPELQDPPSDDICYATQNRQVAVKKVAREAELVIVVGSANSSNSVRLVEVALENGADASYRVDNVREIDEAWLDGVSTVGVTSGASVPEILVREVLDWLAGRGYGSVEEVVTAEEDLLFSLPKELRRDIKQAKQQAAAARA